A window of the Callospermophilus lateralis isolate mCalLat2 chromosome 7, mCalLat2.hap1, whole genome shotgun sequence genome harbors these coding sequences:
- the Lzic gene encoding protein LZIC isoform X2, with translation MASRGKMETSKLKQNLEEQLDRLMQQLQDLEECREELDTDEYEETKKETLEQLSEFNDSLKKIMSGNMTLVDELSGMQLAIQAAISQAFKTPEVIRLFAKKQPGQLRTRLAEMDRDLMVGKLERDLYTQQKVEILTALRKLGEKLTTDDEAFLSANAGAILSQFEKVSTDLGSGDKVLALASFEVEKAKK, from the exons ATGGCTTCCAGAGGAAAGATGGAGACAAGCAAATTAAAACAGAATTTAGAAGAGCAGTTGGATAGACTAATGCAGCAATTACAAGATCTGGAAGAATGCAG AGAAGAACTTGATACAGATGAATATGAAGAAACCAAAAAGGAAACTCTGGAGCAACTAAGTGAATTCAATGATTCACTGAAGAAGATCATGTCTGGAAATATGACTCTGGTAGATGAACTGAGTGGAATGCAGCTG GCTATTCAGGCAGCTATCAGCCAGGCCTTTAAAACTCCAGAGGTCATCAGATTGTTTGCAAAGAAACAACCAGGTCAGCTTCGGACAAGATTAGCAGAG ATGGATAGAGATCTGATGGTAGGAAAGCTGGAGAGAGACCTGTACACTCAACAGAAAGTAGAGATACTAACagctctcagaaaacttggagagAAG cTGACTACAGATGATGAGGCCTTCTTATCAGCAAATGCAGGGGCCATACTCAGCCAGTTTGAGAAAGTCTCCACTGACCTTG GCTCTGGAGACAAAGTTCTTGCCCTAGCAAGTTTTGAGGTTGAAAAAGCAAAAAAATGA
- the Lzic gene encoding protein LZIC isoform X1 has protein sequence MASRGKMETSKLKQNLEEQLDRLMQQLQDLEECREELDTDEYEETKKETLEQLSEFNDSLKKIMSGNMTLVDELSGMQLAIQAAISQAFKTPEVIRLFAKKQPGQLRTRLAEMDRDLMVGKLERDLYTQQKVEILTALRKLGEKLTTDDEAFLSANAGAILSQFEKVSTDLGILGGWFFRKKLRDEGVVPRKELELGQMDC, from the exons ATGGCTTCCAGAGGAAAGATGGAGACAAGCAAATTAAAACAGAATTTAGAAGAGCAGTTGGATAGACTAATGCAGCAATTACAAGATCTGGAAGAATGCAG AGAAGAACTTGATACAGATGAATATGAAGAAACCAAAAAGGAAACTCTGGAGCAACTAAGTGAATTCAATGATTCACTGAAGAAGATCATGTCTGGAAATATGACTCTGGTAGATGAACTGAGTGGAATGCAGCTG GCTATTCAGGCAGCTATCAGCCAGGCCTTTAAAACTCCAGAGGTCATCAGATTGTTTGCAAAGAAACAACCAGGTCAGCTTCGGACAAGATTAGCAGAG ATGGATAGAGATCTGATGGTAGGAAAGCTGGAGAGAGACCTGTACACTCAACAGAAAGTAGAGATACTAACagctctcagaaaacttggagagAAG cTGACTACAGATGATGAGGCCTTCTTATCAGCAAATGCAGGGGCCATACTCAGCCAGTTTGAGAAAGTCTCCACTGACCTTG GTATTCTAGGTGGATGGTTTTTCAGGAAGAAACTGAGGGATGAAGGAGTTGTTCCCAGGAAAGAGTTGGAGTTGGGACAAATGGATTGTTAG